A DNA window from Ipomoea triloba cultivar NCNSP0323 chromosome 10, ASM357664v1 contains the following coding sequences:
- the LOC116032779 gene encoding protein MALE DISCOVERER 2-like isoform X2, with product MGSRWTIHGIQFSYLALLILVSDVHGCCSLNSEGLALLEFRARVEYDPHRALENWNVDDCDPCLWSGIHCVDGNVQMLDLNGHELEGTLAPELGNLPHLKVLVLSKNHFSGVIPQEVGQLEMLEVLDLTDNNLSGTIPAQIGGLQLLRSLLLCNNNFEGSIPSEIGKLNFLTQFQFDPNLTSDFASGTGCVNRKFGDCIWHVSWNPLRKADFLLTSIKVVLMRYLNRISVFNLGKGSLHQNTSCYSDDLPSSPSPHIIHTLESPPNPTRRKLLEGSNNLAAAPANGGAPLGNVIAQPSSRSSGSFPAVPGNVAPSSTTSPPQQESGTGPGPDQGEADIPVPDSEKSRLSWKYIVAIFLGLLLLIIIIAIICICRSRAARSIGPWKTGLSGQLQKAFVTGVPKLNRSELETACEDFSNIISTHAAFTMYKGTLSSGVEIVVASTAISSMKDWSKRAEIAFRKKIDTLSRINHKNFVNLIGYCEEDEPFTRMMVFEYAPNGTLFEHLHVKEVEHLDWNTRMRIIMGTAYCIQYMHDLNPPLPHSNISSKFIYLTDDYAAKIAEMSFWEELATKSKSGENEENSELPPLVDPETNIYSFGLVLLETVTAKLPYSEEQGPLLNWAAQYMSNRQSYSQLVDPTLKSFNEDELALVCEVIQECVRQDTRKRPTIKEVIEKLRKVLDISPEAAVPRLSPLWWAELEILSAEAP from the exons ATGGGAAGTAGATGGACAATTCATGGAATCCAGTTCTCGTATCTCGCCCTTCTGATTCTTGTGTCAGATGTTCATGGCTGTTGCTCGCTTAATTCTGAAG GACTAGCGTTGTTAGAATTCCGAGCAAGAGTGGAGTATGATCCACATCGAGCTCTCGAGAATTGGAATGTCGATGACTGTGATCCATGCTTGTGGTCTGGCATCCATTGTGTGGATGGTAATGTGCAAATGCT GGACCTTAACGGGCATGAGCTGGAAGGAACACTGGCGCCAGAGCTTGGAAATCTCCCTCACTTGAAAGTGCT TGTACTCTCCAAGAACCATTTTTCGGGTGTAATTCCCCAAGAAGTTGGACAACTCGAAATGCTAGAAGTGCTGGATTTGACGGATAACAACTTGAGCGGAACTATTCCTGCACAGATAGGAGGCCTACAGTTACTAAGAAGCTT GTTGCTTTGTAACAATAACTTTGAAGGAAGTATTCCTTCGGAGATTGGGAAACTTAACTTTCTGACTCAATTTCAGTTTGACCCGAACCTCACTTCTGATTTTGCTTCAGGAACTGGCTGTGTAAATAGAAAATTCGGGGACTG CATCTGGCATGTCAGCTGGAATCCATTGAGGAAAGCCGATTTCTTGCTGACATCTATAAAAGTGGTGTTGATGCGTTACCTCAATCGGATCTCAGT TTTCAATCTTGGAAAGGGATCTTTGCACCAAAATACCAGCTGCTACTCGGATGATCTGCCAA GTTCTCCTAGCCCGCACATAATCCACACTCTAGAGAGTCCACCTAACCCCACACGACGCAAGTTACTTGAAGGATCAAATAACCTTGCTGCTGCTCCTGCCAATGGTGGGGCGCCATTGGGTAATGTTATTGCTCAGCCAAGCAGCAGAAGTAGCGGGTCATTCCCAGCTGTGCCTGGGAATGTCGCACCATCTTCTACAACATCACCCCCACAGCAAGAAAGTGGAACAGGCCCTGGTCCTGATCAAGGAGAAGCTGATATTCCAGTTCCGGATTCTGAAAAATCTCGACTTAGCTGGAAGTATATAGTAGCCATTTTTTTGGGACTTCTCTTACTCATCATTATTATCGCAATCATCTGCATTTGCAGAAGCAGAGCAGCAAGGTCCATTGGCCCTTGGAAGACTGGATTGAGTGGACAATTGCAGAAAGCATTTGTTACAG GTGTACCAAAGCTGAACAGATCTGAGTTAGAAACAGCATGTGAAGATTTCAGCAATATTATAAGCACTCATGCTGCTTTCACTATGTACAAGGGTACTCTGTCAAGTGGAGTAGAGATTGTTGTTGCTTCAACCGCCATAAGTTCTATGAAAGACTGGTCCAAACGTGCAGAAATAGCCTTCAGGAAGAAG ATTGATACTCTTTCCCGGATCAACCACAAGAATTTTGTTAACCTCATTGGCTATTGTGAGGAGGACGAGCCTTTTACTAGAATGATGGTGTTCGAGTATGCTCCAAATGGAACTCTTTTTGAACATCTTCACG TTAAAGAAGTTGAACATCTCGACTGGAATACAAGGATGAGAATTATAATGGGGACTGCATATTGTATACAGTACATGCACGATTTAAATCCACCCTTGCCTCATTCAAACATCAGTTCTAAATTCATATACTTGACAGATGATTATGCAGCTAAG ATTGCAGAGATGAGTTTCTGGGAAGAATTGGCAACCAAGTCAAAATCTGGGGAAAACGAAGAGAATTCTGAACTGCCACCACTTGTTGACCCCGAAACGAACATCTACAGCTTTGGACTTGTGTTACTAGAAACAGTTACTGCAAAACTACCTTACTCAGAAGAGCAAGGCCCTCTTCTCAACTGG GCTGCGCAATACATGAGCAACAGGCAGAGCTACAGCCAACTGGTTGACCCGACATTGAAGTCCTTCAACGAGGATGAGCTAGCATTGGTGTGTGAGGTAATCCAGGAATGCGTCCGGCAAGACACCAGGAAGAGACCAACCATCAAGGAAGTGATAGAGAAGCTAAGGAAAGTCCTCGATATCTCCCCCGAGGCTGCAGTTCCCAGGTTGTCGCCGCTCTGGTGGGCTGAACTCGAGATCCTATCAGCTGAGGCGCCTTAG
- the LOC116032779 gene encoding protein MALE DISCOVERER 2-like isoform X1, with product MGSRWTIHGIQFSYLALLILVSDVHGCCSLNSEGLALLEFRARVEYDPHRALENWNVDDCDPCLWSGIHCVDGNVQMLDLNGHELEGTLAPELGNLPHLKVLVLSKNHFSGVIPQEVGQLEMLEVLDLTDNNLSGTIPAQIGGLQLLRSLLLCNNNFEGSIPSEIGKLNFLTQFQFDPNLTSDFASGTGCVNRKFGDCIWHVSWNPLRKADFLLTSIKVVLMRYLNRISVFNLGKGSLHQNTSCYSDDLPTGSPSPHIIHTLESPPNPTRRKLLEGSNNLAAAPANGGAPLGNVIAQPSSRSSGSFPAVPGNVAPSSTTSPPQQESGTGPGPDQGEADIPVPDSEKSRLSWKYIVAIFLGLLLLIIIIAIICICRSRAARSIGPWKTGLSGQLQKAFVTGVPKLNRSELETACEDFSNIISTHAAFTMYKGTLSSGVEIVVASTAISSMKDWSKRAEIAFRKKIDTLSRINHKNFVNLIGYCEEDEPFTRMMVFEYAPNGTLFEHLHVKEVEHLDWNTRMRIIMGTAYCIQYMHDLNPPLPHSNISSKFIYLTDDYAAKIAEMSFWEELATKSKSGENEENSELPPLVDPETNIYSFGLVLLETVTAKLPYSEEQGPLLNWAAQYMSNRQSYSQLVDPTLKSFNEDELALVCEVIQECVRQDTRKRPTIKEVIEKLRKVLDISPEAAVPRLSPLWWAELEILSAEAP from the exons ATGGGAAGTAGATGGACAATTCATGGAATCCAGTTCTCGTATCTCGCCCTTCTGATTCTTGTGTCAGATGTTCATGGCTGTTGCTCGCTTAATTCTGAAG GACTAGCGTTGTTAGAATTCCGAGCAAGAGTGGAGTATGATCCACATCGAGCTCTCGAGAATTGGAATGTCGATGACTGTGATCCATGCTTGTGGTCTGGCATCCATTGTGTGGATGGTAATGTGCAAATGCT GGACCTTAACGGGCATGAGCTGGAAGGAACACTGGCGCCAGAGCTTGGAAATCTCCCTCACTTGAAAGTGCT TGTACTCTCCAAGAACCATTTTTCGGGTGTAATTCCCCAAGAAGTTGGACAACTCGAAATGCTAGAAGTGCTGGATTTGACGGATAACAACTTGAGCGGAACTATTCCTGCACAGATAGGAGGCCTACAGTTACTAAGAAGCTT GTTGCTTTGTAACAATAACTTTGAAGGAAGTATTCCTTCGGAGATTGGGAAACTTAACTTTCTGACTCAATTTCAGTTTGACCCGAACCTCACTTCTGATTTTGCTTCAGGAACTGGCTGTGTAAATAGAAAATTCGGGGACTG CATCTGGCATGTCAGCTGGAATCCATTGAGGAAAGCCGATTTCTTGCTGACATCTATAAAAGTGGTGTTGATGCGTTACCTCAATCGGATCTCAGT TTTCAATCTTGGAAAGGGATCTTTGCACCAAAATACCAGCTGCTACTCGGATGATCTGCCAA CAGGTTCTCCTAGCCCGCACATAATCCACACTCTAGAGAGTCCACCTAACCCCACACGACGCAAGTTACTTGAAGGATCAAATAACCTTGCTGCTGCTCCTGCCAATGGTGGGGCGCCATTGGGTAATGTTATTGCTCAGCCAAGCAGCAGAAGTAGCGGGTCATTCCCAGCTGTGCCTGGGAATGTCGCACCATCTTCTACAACATCACCCCCACAGCAAGAAAGTGGAACAGGCCCTGGTCCTGATCAAGGAGAAGCTGATATTCCAGTTCCGGATTCTGAAAAATCTCGACTTAGCTGGAAGTATATAGTAGCCATTTTTTTGGGACTTCTCTTACTCATCATTATTATCGCAATCATCTGCATTTGCAGAAGCAGAGCAGCAAGGTCCATTGGCCCTTGGAAGACTGGATTGAGTGGACAATTGCAGAAAGCATTTGTTACAG GTGTACCAAAGCTGAACAGATCTGAGTTAGAAACAGCATGTGAAGATTTCAGCAATATTATAAGCACTCATGCTGCTTTCACTATGTACAAGGGTACTCTGTCAAGTGGAGTAGAGATTGTTGTTGCTTCAACCGCCATAAGTTCTATGAAAGACTGGTCCAAACGTGCAGAAATAGCCTTCAGGAAGAAG ATTGATACTCTTTCCCGGATCAACCACAAGAATTTTGTTAACCTCATTGGCTATTGTGAGGAGGACGAGCCTTTTACTAGAATGATGGTGTTCGAGTATGCTCCAAATGGAACTCTTTTTGAACATCTTCACG TTAAAGAAGTTGAACATCTCGACTGGAATACAAGGATGAGAATTATAATGGGGACTGCATATTGTATACAGTACATGCACGATTTAAATCCACCCTTGCCTCATTCAAACATCAGTTCTAAATTCATATACTTGACAGATGATTATGCAGCTAAG ATTGCAGAGATGAGTTTCTGGGAAGAATTGGCAACCAAGTCAAAATCTGGGGAAAACGAAGAGAATTCTGAACTGCCACCACTTGTTGACCCCGAAACGAACATCTACAGCTTTGGACTTGTGTTACTAGAAACAGTTACTGCAAAACTACCTTACTCAGAAGAGCAAGGCCCTCTTCTCAACTGG GCTGCGCAATACATGAGCAACAGGCAGAGCTACAGCCAACTGGTTGACCCGACATTGAAGTCCTTCAACGAGGATGAGCTAGCATTGGTGTGTGAGGTAATCCAGGAATGCGTCCGGCAAGACACCAGGAAGAGACCAACCATCAAGGAAGTGATAGAGAAGCTAAGGAAAGTCCTCGATATCTCCCCCGAGGCTGCAGTTCCCAGGTTGTCGCCGCTCTGGTGGGCTGAACTCGAGATCCTATCAGCTGAGGCGCCTTAG
- the LOC116032306 gene encoding protein DOG1-like 4 — protein sequence MRSKVEESFTDFFEKWMAQLEECAHSLLIENEKDHDNLVNKMTTHYKNYYTAKWAAAREDVLAFFAPVWLTSLESAYVWVTGWKPSTAFRLVPRAGMSEEQAKKVEILKAKIKAEEEKVEREMERQQVAVADRRMVELARLQGGGGDTVADVAVKNMVGGLEKVMKMADCVRLKTLKGLLDVLGPTQSVHFLASASMLQIQMRKCGKTLDNLSRLITN from the coding sequence ATGAGAAGTAAAGTGGAGGAGAGCTTCACGGATTTCTTCGAGAAGTGGATGGCGCAGCTTGAGGAGTGTGCCCACTCGCTCCTCATTGAGAACGAGAAAGATCACGATAATTTGGTGAATAAGATGACAACCCACTACAAGAATTACTACACCGCCAAATGGGCGGCGGCGCGTGAGGATGTTCTCGCGTTCTTCGCGCCAGTGTGGCTCACCTCCTTGGAGAGCGCGTACGTGTGGGTGACGGGGTGGAAGCCGTCCACGGCGTTCCGCCTGGTGCCCCGCGCCGGGATGAGCGAGGAGCAGGCGAAGAAAGTGGAGATTTTGAAGGCGAAAATCAAGGCGGAGGAGGAGAAGGTGGAGAGGGAGATGGAGCGGCAGCAGGTGGCCGTGGCTGACCGGCGGATGGTGGAGCTTGCTCGACTGCAGGGCGGCGGCGGAGACACGGTGGCGGATGTGGCGGTGAAGAACATGGTTGGTGGTCTTGAAAAGGTGATGAAAATGGCTGATTGTGTGAGGCTCAAGACACTGAAAGGGCTGCTGGATGTTTTGGGCCCCACACAGAGTGTACACTTCTTGGCTTCTGCTTCAATGCTTCAGATTCAGATGAGGAAATGTGGGAAGACACTAGACAATCTTAGTCGTCTCATCACAAATTGA